A region from the Pseudonocardia petroleophila genome encodes:
- a CDS encoding NAD(P)H-dependent flavin oxidoreductase, with product MSRTLSSRFADLVGIRYPVVQEGLGPYKTVRLAAAVSNAGGLGTVSIPGISEEPTTGAAILRGYIEETCGLTDRPFAVNVPVGRAENGEVLPFSAAYVGAVVDAVRDPEIARRLRVITTSAGAPAVVRDLVAGSGLIHAHKVGGTRQAVRAQEDGVDVIVASGFEAGGHTHARPVHTFVLGPNVVAAVDLPVVLAGGIHDGATMAAALALGADAVALGTRFVASHDNTDWHPAFAQRIIDAGEGDDITFSAVYGPSRALRSKGVDDLAEIVAAGTMDHVELTAWKDDRLIRAQRDGLVDDGILPAGNVSSAITGLIHVAEFVPGMVRDAIEALEALGRRVVPDPRAAS from the coding sequence ATGAGCCGCACCCTCTCCAGCCGGTTCGCCGACCTCGTCGGCATCCGCTACCCGGTCGTGCAGGAGGGGCTCGGGCCGTACAAGACGGTCCGCCTCGCCGCGGCGGTGTCGAACGCGGGCGGGCTCGGCACCGTGAGCATCCCCGGGATCTCCGAAGAGCCCACCACGGGTGCCGCGATCCTGCGTGGCTACATCGAGGAGACCTGCGGGCTCACCGACAGGCCCTTCGCCGTCAACGTGCCGGTCGGCCGGGCGGAGAACGGCGAGGTGCTGCCCTTCAGCGCCGCCTACGTCGGCGCCGTCGTCGACGCGGTGCGCGACCCGGAGATCGCCCGACGGCTCCGCGTGATCACCACGTCGGCGGGCGCGCCCGCGGTCGTGCGGGACCTCGTCGCCGGCAGCGGCCTGATCCACGCCCACAAGGTCGGCGGCACCCGGCAGGCCGTGCGGGCGCAGGAGGACGGCGTCGACGTGATCGTCGCGTCCGGGTTCGAGGCGGGCGGGCACACCCACGCCCGTCCCGTGCACACGTTCGTGCTGGGCCCCAACGTCGTCGCCGCCGTCGACCTCCCGGTGGTCCTCGCCGGTGGGATCCACGACGGCGCGACGATGGCCGCCGCGCTCGCACTGGGAGCCGACGCCGTCGCGCTGGGCACCCGGTTCGTGGCCAGCCACGACAACACCGACTGGCACCCGGCCTTCGCCCAGCGGATCATCGACGCGGGCGAGGGCGACGACATCACCTTCTCCGCCGTCTACGGGCCGTCACGCGCGTTGCGGAGCAAGGGCGTCGACGATCTGGCGGAGATCGTCGCGGCCGGCACCATGGACCACGTCGAGCTGACGGCGTGGAAGGACGACCGCCTGATCCGCGCGCAGCGCGACGGCCTGGTCGACGACGGGATCCTCCCCGCGGGCAACGTGAGCAGCGCGATCACCGGCCTCATCCACGTCGCCGAGTTCGTGCCGGGCATGGTCCGCGACGCGATCGAGGCACTCGAGGCACTGGGGCGACGTGTCGTGCCCGACCCCCGGGCGGCGTCGTGA
- a CDS encoding SDR family NAD(P)-dependent oxidoreductase yields MSTGPAPAGVLHPEVLRGQVAVVTGAAKGIGAAVALELARAGAELVLYDLAEPGATADAVRALGGEASAAVLDVTDRDTVGQALGALPRIDVLVTSAGVYGEPIPIVDMADAEMDRVLGVNVKGALWTIRAALPALRRDGGGRVVCLGSAAGEVGGVASGPQYVASKGAVHAMVKWLARTEAVNGVAANAVAPGAVDTDMIAGKGYDGGYCPLGRLGTPQDVAAVVAFLCTPGAGYMTGTVVDVNGGFHMG; encoded by the coding sequence GTGAGCACCGGGCCCGCCCCGGCCGGGGTCCTGCACCCGGAGGTGCTGCGGGGGCAGGTCGCCGTCGTGACCGGTGCCGCCAAGGGCATCGGGGCAGCGGTCGCCCTGGAACTGGCCCGGGCCGGTGCCGAACTGGTGCTCTACGACCTCGCCGAACCCGGTGCGACTGCGGACGCCGTGCGCGCGCTGGGCGGCGAGGCATCGGCCGCGGTGCTCGACGTGACCGACCGGGACACCGTCGGGCAGGCGCTCGGCGCGCTCCCGCGGATCGACGTGCTGGTGACCTCGGCCGGGGTGTACGGCGAGCCGATCCCCATCGTCGACATGGCCGACGCCGAGATGGACCGCGTCCTCGGGGTGAACGTCAAGGGCGCGCTCTGGACGATCCGGGCCGCTCTGCCCGCCCTGCGCCGCGACGGGGGCGGCCGGGTCGTCTGCCTCGGTTCGGCGGCGGGGGAGGTCGGGGGTGTCGCGTCCGGTCCGCAGTACGTCGCGAGCAAGGGGGCGGTGCACGCGATGGTCAAGTGGCTGGCCCGCACGGAGGCGGTCAACGGGGTCGCGGCCAACGCCGTCGCCCCCGGGGCCGTCGACACCGACATGATCGCGGGCAAGGGGTACGACGGCGGCTACTGCCCGCTGGGCCGGCTCGGCACTCCGCAGGACGTCGCCGCGGTGGTGGCGTTCCTCTGCACCCCGGGCGCGGGCTACATGACCGGCACGGTCGTCGACGTCAACGGCGGCTTCCACATGGGGTGA
- a CDS encoding MBL fold metallo-hydrolase: MRIGDIEITPLIDGEAVVPGTAFYPNLKESDWEPYDDLLEPVFHQCLHLNTLGGYLVRAGDRVIVVDGGSGPMPKFPFAGGGFRAAFASTGLKRADVTDVVFTHLHFDHIGWASVDGRPTFPDATYHVDRRDWDWFLGPDFSFSDADVEKSIEKLELSASFCYPENDAPAHRLKPIVNQIEFFDGSDEVELLPGVVALDGSGHTPGQVVLELRSAGEKGLMVGDLVHAEPEFLQDNELGSWNFISHTDHDRANAAVDHYRKRLWDEKLPVAGGHFSGLRWGRVGQDGGKRVWEDISG; the protein is encoded by the coding sequence ATGCGCATCGGCGACATCGAGATCACCCCGTTGATCGACGGGGAGGCGGTCGTGCCCGGCACGGCCTTCTACCCCAACCTGAAGGAGTCCGACTGGGAGCCCTACGACGACCTGCTCGAGCCGGTCTTCCACCAGTGCCTGCACCTCAACACCCTCGGCGGGTACCTGGTCCGGGCCGGCGACCGGGTGATCGTGGTCGACGGGGGCTCCGGCCCCATGCCCAAGTTCCCCTTCGCCGGTGGCGGGTTCCGTGCGGCGTTCGCGTCGACCGGTCTGAAGCGCGCCGACGTCACCGACGTGGTCTTCACCCACCTGCACTTCGACCACATCGGCTGGGCCAGCGTCGACGGGAGGCCGACCTTCCCCGACGCGACCTACCACGTCGACCGGCGTGACTGGGACTGGTTCCTCGGACCCGACTTCTCCTTCTCCGATGCCGACGTCGAGAAGAGCATCGAGAAGCTGGAGCTCTCGGCCTCCTTCTGCTACCCGGAGAACGACGCGCCGGCGCACCGGCTGAAGCCGATCGTGAACCAGATCGAGTTCTTCGACGGCTCCGACGAGGTCGAGCTGCTGCCCGGCGTGGTCGCGCTCGACGGGAGCGGGCACACGCCCGGGCAGGTCGTGCTCGAGCTGCGCTCGGCGGGGGAGAAGGGCCTCATGGTGGGCGACCTGGTGCACGCCGAGCCCGAGTTCCTCCAGGACAACGAGCTCGGGTCGTGGAACTTCATCAGCCACACCGACCACGACCGCGCCAACGCCGCGGTCGACCACTACCGCAAGCGCCTCTGGGACGAGAAGCTCCCGGTCGCCGGCGGGCACTTCTCCGGGCTGCGCTGGGGCCGGGTCGGCCAGGACGGCGGCAAGCGGGTCTGGGAGGACATCAGTGGCTGA
- a CDS encoding SDR family NAD(P)-dependent oxidoreductase — protein MAEPTGRLAGKVAIVTGGASPGGLGFATARLFAAEGAAILLTDVAPEVKERAGEFPAGARVETAQQNVSSEEEWIATFEAARSAFGAVDILVNNAGITRRDPIDQMSFETYRAVVDTNLTGAWLGCKHAVIEMKRSGRGGAIVNIASISGVVGMRYSSPYGSSKGGIRSLTKVVALETARDGIRCNAVCPGIIGTDIVAPVEAKNPEAFKVLLDGIPMGQVGEPNDIAQAALYLASDDARYVTGAEIVVDGGYTAQ, from the coding sequence GTGGCTGAGCCGACGGGCCGGCTCGCCGGCAAGGTGGCCATCGTGACGGGCGGTGCGTCCCCCGGCGGCCTGGGGTTCGCCACCGCCCGCCTGTTCGCCGCGGAGGGCGCCGCGATCCTCCTGACCGACGTCGCCCCCGAGGTGAAGGAGCGGGCCGGGGAGTTCCCGGCGGGTGCGCGCGTGGAGACGGCGCAGCAGAACGTGTCGTCGGAGGAGGAGTGGATCGCCACCTTCGAGGCGGCCCGCTCGGCGTTCGGCGCGGTCGACATCCTGGTCAACAACGCGGGGATCACCCGCCGCGACCCGATCGACCAGATGAGCTTCGAGACCTACCGCGCGGTCGTCGACACGAACCTCACCGGTGCGTGGCTGGGGTGCAAGCACGCCGTGATCGAGATGAAGCGCAGCGGTCGCGGCGGCGCGATCGTGAACATCGCCTCGATCTCCGGCGTGGTCGGGATGCGGTACAGCTCGCCCTACGGGTCGAGCAAGGGCGGGATCCGGAGCCTCACGAAGGTCGTCGCCCTGGAGACCGCGCGCGACGGCATCCGCTGCAACGCGGTGTGCCCCGGCATCATCGGCACCGACATCGTCGCGCCGGTCGAGGCGAAGAACCCGGAGGCGTTCAAGGTCCTCCTCGACGGCATCCCGATGGGCCAGGTCGGGGAGCCGAACGACATCGCCCAGGCCGCGCTCTACCTGGCCTCGGACGACGCCCGGTACGTGACCGGCGCCGAGATCGTCGTCGACGGCGGCTACACCGCCCAGTAG
- a CDS encoding SsgA family sporulation/cell division regulator codes for MRDEHTVICSPAVFELITDDAPAVRVKVDLTYHSRDPFAVQASFRTGHGSAVDWVFARDLLHDGLITPSGSGDVRVRPVAHDPNRVQLELSSPSGHAVFTTCAQTLGEFLHRTFDAVPPGREYSWLDFESALSELLHNDPARD; via the coding sequence ATGCGCGACGAGCACACGGTCATCTGCTCACCGGCGGTGTTCGAGCTGATCACCGATGACGCCCCTGCGGTGCGCGTCAAGGTCGATCTGACTTACCACAGCCGCGATCCCTTCGCCGTCCAGGCGTCGTTCCGCACCGGTCACGGTAGCGCGGTCGACTGGGTGTTCGCCCGGGACCTGCTGCACGACGGGCTCATCACGCCGTCCGGCAGCGGGGACGTCCGGGTGCGCCCCGTCGCCCACGACCCGAACCGGGTGCAGCTGGAGCTCTCCTCCCCGTCCGGGCACGCGGTGTTCACCACGTGCGCCCAGACGCTCGGGGAGTTCCTGCACCGGACCTTCGACGCGGTGCCCCCCGGGCGCGAGTACTCCTGGCTCGACTTCGAGTCGGCCCTCTCGGAGCTCCTCCACAACGACCCCGCGCGCGACTGA
- a CDS encoding RNA polymerase sigma factor translates to MRIPLVAEVADAPGPAGRRSRSASARAHDPADELLVRRIVDGDQTALGALYDRYGRPAYSLARRICADDGIAEDVVQEVFLAFWRDPRRFDPERGAFGTWLLTLVHHKSVDAVRRESSIRRRTVPAAEDGDEWSAPPGPGADQAALGKVVAGQVRDALGRLPAEQRQALALAYYGGYTQREVAALTGVPLGTVKSRMFTGVQRLRSVLGPLLGEFATDFGGAR, encoded by the coding sequence GTGAGGATCCCGCTGGTGGCCGAAGTCGCCGATGCACCGGGCCCGGCCGGGAGGCGGTCGCGCTCCGCGTCGGCCCGCGCCCACGACCCGGCCGATGAACTGCTCGTCCGACGCATCGTCGACGGTGATCAGACCGCCCTCGGCGCGCTCTACGACCGCTACGGCCGGCCTGCCTACTCGCTGGCCCGCCGCATCTGCGCCGACGACGGCATCGCCGAGGACGTCGTGCAGGAGGTCTTCCTGGCCTTCTGGCGCGACCCGCGGCGCTTCGACCCCGAGCGCGGGGCCTTCGGGACCTGGCTCCTGACGCTGGTGCACCACAAGTCCGTCGACGCCGTGCGCCGCGAGAGCTCGATCCGCCGGCGCACCGTGCCGGCCGCCGAGGACGGCGACGAGTGGTCGGCCCCGCCCGGACCCGGAGCCGACCAGGCCGCGCTCGGCAAGGTCGTCGCTGGTCAAGTGCGCGACGCGCTCGGCCGTCTCCCGGCCGAGCAGCGCCAGGCGCTCGCGCTCGCCTACTACGGGGGCTACACGCAGCGTGAGGTCGCGGCCCTGACCGGCGTGCCGCTCGGCACCGTCAAGTCCCGCATGTTCACCGGCGTGCAGCGGTTGCGGAGCGTGCTCGGCCCGTTGCTCGGTGAGTTCGCCACCGACTTCGGTGGTGCCCGATGA
- a CDS encoding anti-sigma factor, which yields MTQQAVGWALHALEPDEEMAVLLHLPHCAACRTAVTEAEEVLSALGGVVAAADPPPALRDRLMSAVASTEQRPVLQPRNDQPQDEEPRPVPVPAPAFPADGRRHRLDEEDRSGHRRPSWLSSRGRQLVAAALVVVAAVSVGGLAVRANQLEQQRDAESAQAQGLSEFISRLDQPGARHALLASADDSTVAAVLLAAGERQVYTLGLAANSDDHTYVLWGIRPDAAAPVPLGTFDVDAADQGLRTVGSAGEAEDFTQYAISLEPGRVAPASPTVVVASGQVDV from the coding sequence TTGACCCAGCAGGCGGTCGGGTGGGCGCTGCACGCCCTGGAGCCCGACGAGGAGATGGCGGTGCTGCTGCACCTGCCGCACTGTGCCGCGTGCCGCACCGCGGTGACCGAGGCCGAGGAGGTCCTCTCCGCGCTCGGGGGCGTCGTCGCGGCCGCGGATCCGCCGCCCGCCCTGCGCGACCGCCTGATGTCCGCGGTCGCCTCCACCGAGCAGCGCCCCGTCCTGCAGCCCCGGAACGACCAGCCCCAGGACGAGGAGCCCCGACCGGTCCCCGTGCCCGCACCGGCGTTCCCGGCCGACGGCCGCCGCCACCGCCTCGACGAGGAGGACCGGTCCGGCCACCGTCGCCCGTCCTGGCTGAGCAGCCGCGGCCGGCAGCTCGTCGCGGCGGCGCTGGTCGTCGTCGCCGCCGTGTCCGTCGGCGGCCTCGCGGTGCGCGCGAACCAGCTGGAGCAGCAGCGCGACGCGGAGTCGGCCCAGGCGCAGGGCCTGTCCGAGTTCATCTCCCGGCTCGACCAGCCCGGCGCCCGGCACGCGCTGCTCGCCTCGGCCGACGACTCCACCGTCGCGGCCGTCCTGCTGGCGGCGGGGGAGCGGCAGGTCTACACGCTGGGCCTCGCGGCCAACTCCGACGACCACACCTACGTGCTGTGGGGCATCCGGCCCGACGCCGCCGCCCCCGTGCCGCTCGGCACGTTCGACGTCGACGCGGCCGACCAGGGCCTGCGGACGGTAGGCTCGGCGGGCGAGGCGGAGGACTTCACGCAGTACGCGATCTCGCTCGAACCCGGTCGCGTCGCACCCGCCTCGCCGACCGTGGTCGTCGCGAGCGGGCAGGTGGATGTGTGA
- a CDS encoding TIGR02611 family protein, giving the protein MSSTEKSGTPGLRARIDENPALRTTYRVGVGVVGTIVLALGIIAIPYPGPGWLIVFAGLAILASEFAWAKRVLRYARGKYDAWTEWLGRQSVVVRMTVLAGTGLIVLATLYLLNALYLVAGWVGLGGWTWLQSPFF; this is encoded by the coding sequence GTGAGCAGTACCGAGAAGTCGGGGACGCCCGGTCTCCGCGCCCGGATCGACGAGAACCCCGCGCTGCGCACGACGTACCGCGTCGGCGTGGGCGTCGTCGGCACGATCGTCCTGGCGCTCGGGATCATCGCGATCCCGTACCCGGGCCCCGGCTGGCTCATCGTCTTCGCCGGCCTCGCGATCCTCGCCAGCGAGTTCGCCTGGGCGAAGCGGGTGCTGCGCTACGCGCGCGGCAAGTACGACGCATGGACGGAGTGGCTGGGCCGCCAGTCCGTCGTCGTCCGCATGACCGTCCTGGCCGGCACCGGCCTGATTGTGCTCGCCACGCTCTACCTGCTCAACGCCCTGTACCTGGTGGCCGGCTGGGTGGGGCTCGGAGGATGGACCTGGCTGCAGAGCCCGTTCTTCTGA
- a CDS encoding WhiB family transcriptional regulator, translated as MDHGRHLVGGQHGGRARRVERARGVCADCPVTVECLTDAELTADGWAVRAGTTPAQRAHLVRAARVPGARRRDVVINGAERNDHAWPRPR; from the coding sequence GTGGATCATGGACGGCATCTGGTCGGCGGGCAGCACGGTGGACGCGCCCGCCGCGTCGAGCGTGCCCGTGGGGTCTGCGCGGACTGCCCGGTCACCGTGGAGTGCCTGACCGATGCCGAGCTCACCGCGGACGGGTGGGCGGTGCGGGCAGGGACCACGCCGGCCCAGCGGGCGCACCTCGTCCGGGCCGCCCGGGTCCCCGGCGCAAGGCGTCGTGATGTCGTGATCAATGGCGCCGAGCGCAACGACCACGCCTGGCCCAGGCCGAGATGA
- a CDS encoding transposase — translation MQPTDLRPVLHAQHPPDHREGVNIHPSPGGQLSGVVDTAPAGPRLVPQPEPGKVAGDLQPLRRSPAHARRTRPGLGPTVLPATRPQALARVPRLPPPASARFPTGRLYIVCDNFSPHRKAEVADWCAEHEVELVLTPTYASWLNWIESEFTALRYFTLDGSDYPSHTAQEAAIAGYVRWANRHAPPKRRFAPESKIRRPDYLPNVA, via the coding sequence ATGCAGCCGACGGATCTCCGCCCAGTCCTCCACGCTCAACACCCTCCTGATCATCGGGAGGGGGTCAACATTCACCCGTCGCCAGGGGGTCAGCTTTCAGGCGTCGTCGACACAGCCCCGGCCGGGCCGCGGCTGGTTCCCCAGCCGGAGCCCGGCAAGGTTGCGGGCGACCTACAACCGCTACGGAGGAGTCCGGCACATGCTCGCCGGACTCGACCTGGCCTCGGGCCAACTGTTCTACCGGCTACGAGACCGCAAGCGCTGGCAAGAGTTCCTCGCCTTCCTCCGCCAGCTTCGGCCCGGTTCCCGACCGGACGGCTCTACATCGTCTGCGACAACTTCTCCCCGCATCGCAAGGCCGAGGTCGCCGACTGGTGCGCCGAGCACGAAGTCGAGCTGGTGCTCACCCCGACCTACGCCTCCTGGCTGAACTGGATCGAGTCGGAGTTCACCGCGCTGCGCTACTTCACCCTCGACGGCAGCGACTACCCGTCCCACACCGCACAGGAAGCCGCGATCGCCGGCTACGTCCGCTGGGCCAACCGCCACGCCCCACCAAAGCGACGCTTCGCGCCCGAGTCCAAGATCCGCAGACCCGACTACCTACCGAACGTTGCCTGA
- the istA gene encoding IS21 family transposase: MLSVEDWAEIRRLHRAEGMPIKAIARVLGCSKNTVKSALVSEEPPRYRRVPRGSVVDAVEPRIRELLVSWPEMPATVIAERIGWSRSLTVLKDRVRELRPIYLPPDPASRTAYEPGEIAQCDFWFPDIELPVGFGQTRSAVRLPVLVMVCGYSRWLSAVLVPSRAAQDLFAGWWQLIGGLGAVPRTLVWDGEAAVGRRRGKVTVLTEDTHAFRGTLGAKVHICAPADPEAKGVVERANGYLETSFLPGRTFDSPADFNTQLAEWLMLANGRVKRVLRCAPTARVDADRAAMLALPPIAPATGWRSSLRLPRDHYVRFDANDYSVDPGAIGRRIEVVAGLDRVQVLCDGRLVADHPRCWARHQSVHDPAHVAAARVLRDRHATRPRTVDTDVELRCLSDYDTALGLDSSVGDLDDGRVA; this comes from the coding sequence GTGTTGAGCGTGGAGGACTGGGCGGAGATCCGTCGGCTGCATCGGGCCGAGGGGATGCCGATCAAGGCGATCGCGCGGGTGCTGGGGTGTTCGAAGAACACTGTGAAGAGCGCCTTGGTTAGCGAGGAGCCGCCGCGGTATCGGCGTGTGCCGCGGGGCTCGGTGGTCGACGCGGTGGAGCCGCGGATCCGGGAACTGTTGGTGTCCTGGCCGGAGATGCCGGCGACGGTGATCGCGGAACGGATCGGCTGGAGCCGCTCGTTGACCGTGCTCAAGGACCGGGTGAGGGAGCTGCGCCCGATCTATCTGCCGCCTGATCCCGCGTCGCGGACCGCCTATGAGCCGGGCGAGATCGCGCAGTGCGACTTCTGGTTCCCCGACATCGAGTTGCCGGTCGGGTTCGGTCAGACGCGCTCCGCGGTCAGGTTGCCGGTGCTGGTGATGGTCTGCGGTTACTCCCGTTGGCTCTCGGCGGTGCTGGTGCCCTCGAGAGCGGCACAGGACCTGTTCGCCGGCTGGTGGCAGCTGATCGGCGGGCTCGGCGCGGTGCCACGGACCTTGGTCTGGGACGGCGAGGCCGCGGTCGGACGCCGCCGCGGCAAGGTCACCGTGCTCACCGAGGACACCCATGCGTTCCGCGGAACACTCGGGGCGAAGGTCCACATCTGCGCTCCGGCCGACCCGGAGGCCAAGGGTGTGGTGGAGCGGGCGAACGGCTATCTCGAGACCTCGTTCCTGCCCGGACGCACCTTCGACTCCCCGGCGGACTTCAACACCCAGCTCGCCGAGTGGCTGATGCTGGCCAACGGACGGGTCAAACGGGTCCTCCGATGCGCCCCGACCGCCCGGGTCGACGCGGACCGGGCCGCGATGCTGGCGTTGCCGCCGATCGCCCCGGCGACGGGTTGGCGATCATCGCTGCGGCTGCCGCGGGATCACTACGTCCGGTTCGACGCCAATGACTACTCGGTCGATCCCGGCGCCATCGGCCGCCGGATCGAGGTCGTCGCCGGTCTCGACCGGGTTCAGGTGCTCTGCGACGGCCGCCTGGTTGCTGATCATCCACGGTGCTGGGCGCGGCACCAGAGCGTCCACGACCCTGCCCATGTCGCTGCGGCCCGCGTCCTGCGCGACCGGCACGCCACCCGGCCACGAACCGTCGACACCGATGTCGAGCTGCGCTGCCTGTCCGATTACGACACCGCGCTGGGCCTCGACAGCAGTGTCGGCGACCTCGACGACGGGCGGGTGGCGTGA
- a CDS encoding IS630 family transposase produces MVGVPRQLEVFVRELTPDEAERLVKITRTARDRVRLRRAGIVLASVQGRSAAEAAAMFAAKAQYAREVIHAFNAQGFAALDPKWSGGRPPKFGHHVRELICRVARTPPQQAGRPFTTWSLTKLVEHLAKTHRVVVSVETVRQVLRAAGVRWQATKTWRASRDPQFSEKMARILDLYDRCADGQIPDSGRVICVDEFGPLNLQPVNDG; encoded by the coding sequence GTGGTGGGCGTGCCGCGACAGCTCGAGGTCTTCGTCCGGGAGCTGACCCCGGACGAGGCCGAGCGTCTAGTGAAGATCACCAGGACCGCGCGAGACCGGGTCAGGCTGCGTCGGGCAGGGATCGTGCTCGCATCGGTACAGGGCCGCAGCGCGGCCGAGGCGGCGGCGATGTTCGCGGCCAAGGCGCAGTACGCGCGGGAGGTGATCCACGCGTTCAACGCCCAGGGTTTCGCGGCGCTGGACCCAAAATGGAGCGGGGGCCGACCTCCTAAGTTCGGTCACCACGTCCGCGAGCTGATCTGCCGGGTCGCCCGCACTCCACCACAGCAGGCCGGGCGCCCGTTCACCACATGGAGCCTGACCAAGCTGGTCGAACACCTCGCCAAGACCCACCGGGTCGTGGTCAGCGTCGAGACCGTCCGCCAGGTCCTGCGCGCGGCCGGGGTCCGCTGGCAGGCCACCAAGACCTGGAGGGCCAGCCGGGACCCGCAGTTCAGCGAGAAGATGGCGCGGATCCTCGACCTCTACGACCGCTGCGCCGACGGACAGATCCCTGACAGCGGCCGGGTAATCTGCGTGGACGAGTTCGGGCCGCTGAACCTGCAGCCTGTCAACGACGGCTGA
- a CDS encoding tyrosine-type recombinase/integrase, translated as MTGRARANGEGSIFAYRNGFAAYSWVRTPAGRRQKKWVYGKTREQVHDKWIVLQQRAKAGPVANRVPTLGEHLHYWLDEVVRPNLAPLTYQTYETIVRLYIEPGLGAKRLDRLQVRDVQTWINGTARACQCCVQEKDVRRPPDKQRCCAVSRCCQTTISPRTLSDIRGCLRSALGQAVTEELISRNVAAAVKLPKVRSRSNRRQAWTSDEARRFLESARADDDPLYAAYVLILVLGLRKGEVLGLTWAAIDIDQYAVKITLQLQRVSRQLLHRETKTEGSDAALPLPDICVAALRLRCGAQQGARDAAGSAWRGNDLVFTTRFGTPIEPRNFNRSWDARCRKADVRKITVHDGRRSCGTLLADLDVHPRVAMQILRHAQFALTMEIYTLASPEATKEALKRLGASLDQ; from the coding sequence ATGACTGGACGGGCCCGCGCCAACGGCGAGGGATCGATCTTCGCCTATCGCAACGGGTTCGCCGCATACTCCTGGGTTCGGACACCGGCAGGCAGGAGGCAGAAGAAGTGGGTCTACGGCAAGACCCGGGAGCAGGTGCACGACAAGTGGATCGTCCTCCAGCAACGCGCCAAGGCCGGTCCGGTCGCGAACCGCGTTCCTACGCTCGGCGAGCACCTGCACTACTGGCTCGACGAGGTCGTGCGTCCCAACCTCGCGCCGTTGACCTACCAGACCTACGAGACGATCGTCCGGCTGTACATCGAACCTGGGCTGGGGGCGAAACGGCTCGACCGCCTGCAGGTGCGCGATGTCCAGACCTGGATCAACGGAACCGCTCGGGCGTGCCAGTGCTGCGTCCAGGAAAAGGACGTCCGTCGCCCTCCTGACAAGCAACGTTGCTGCGCCGTCAGTCGCTGCTGTCAGACGACGATCTCCCCACGAACCCTCTCCGACATTCGCGGATGTCTTCGATCCGCGCTCGGCCAGGCCGTGACCGAGGAACTCATCAGCCGCAACGTCGCCGCCGCGGTCAAGCTGCCCAAGGTTCGCAGCCGATCAAACCGACGTCAGGCTTGGACGAGCGACGAGGCACGACGATTCCTCGAGTCTGCCCGTGCCGATGACGATCCGCTCTACGCGGCCTACGTCCTCATCCTCGTGCTCGGATTGCGAAAGGGCGAAGTGCTCGGGCTCACCTGGGCGGCCATCGACATCGATCAGTACGCCGTCAAGATCACTCTTCAACTCCAGCGGGTCAGCCGGCAGCTGCTGCACCGCGAGACGAAGACAGAGGGATCCGACGCCGCACTCCCCCTCCCCGACATCTGCGTGGCCGCCCTCCGCCTGCGCTGCGGCGCGCAGCAAGGTGCCCGCGATGCGGCTGGCTCTGCATGGCGGGGGAACGACCTGGTCTTCACGACCCGCTTCGGCACGCCGATAGAGCCGCGCAACTTCAACCGTTCCTGGGATGCACGGTGCAGAAAGGCCGATGTCCGCAAGATCACCGTGCATGACGGGCGCCGCAGCTGTGGCACGCTGCTCGCAGACCTCGACGTCCACCCCCGCGTGGCCATGCAAATCCTCCGGCACGCGCAGTTCGCGCTGACCATGGAGATCTACACATTGGCATCGCCAGAGGCGACGAAGGAGGCCTTGAAGCGGCTTGGCGCCAGCCTCGACCAATAA
- a CDS encoding helix-turn-helix domain-containing protein — translation MTIQTTLPPKWYTTAQVAEMLGFGLYKTKSLIASGELRSLKDGRYRRILPEWVDEYVSRRVQEYEA, via the coding sequence ATGACAATCCAGACCACCTTGCCCCCGAAGTGGTACACGACCGCACAGGTCGCGGAGATGCTCGGCTTCGGCCTGTACAAGACGAAGTCACTCATCGCCAGCGGTGAACTCCGGTCACTCAAGGACGGCAGATACCGACGGATCCTCCCCGAATGGGTGGACGAGTACGTTTCGAGACGAGTTCAGGAGTACGAAGCATGA